In a genomic window of Azospirillum lipoferum 4B:
- a CDS encoding O-antigen ligase family protein, producing MPANSPDLATPRTAPTSAPAAGGLDAMLRTLAGAAALLLGPLAAVAPRGLPVWAILVLLLSLAGLAQRGAFGRILRLTPPVAAVTAFLALALASSLWSPSARAAATVGEIGYIALGALAGGAWIAGMPAAELRRLAKLFLAGGLAGGLLFAVEAALDFPLNRWWNGVPDDQLPNLLNGNVPKRTAALLCLLVWPAALAVDRFGRRALAMLVPVGYALACLPLTSRSAMLGIAAGLVTLAAARASARWTRRLFAAAVSAAFLLVLPAALLFSGPLDLDHSPLLFRSAQHRVEIWGHAAERALRTPVFGQGIDASRSLPPEGAVSEFSPIGDSLLPLHPHNAFLQVWLETGAVGAALALAVLLMLLAATARLDRHAQPFALALFAAALAMGSTAYGIWQPWWMSGFLAAALMLRLAARIGEQTR from the coding sequence ATGCCCGCCAACTCCCCGGACCTAGCCACGCCCCGCACCGCCCCGACCTCGGCCCCCGCCGCAGGCGGGCTCGATGCCATGCTGCGGACGCTGGCCGGGGCGGCGGCGCTGCTGCTGGGGCCGCTGGCCGCGGTCGCCCCGCGCGGGTTGCCGGTGTGGGCGATCCTGGTGCTGCTGCTGTCGCTGGCCGGGCTGGCGCAGCGGGGGGCCTTCGGGCGCATCCTGCGGCTGACGCCGCCGGTCGCGGCGGTCACCGCCTTCCTGGCGCTGGCGCTGGCCTCCAGCCTGTGGAGCCCGTCCGCCCGCGCGGCGGCGACGGTGGGGGAGATCGGCTACATCGCGCTCGGCGCGCTGGCCGGCGGCGCCTGGATTGCCGGGATGCCGGCGGCGGAGTTGCGGCGGCTGGCCAAACTGTTCCTGGCCGGCGGGCTGGCCGGCGGGCTGCTGTTCGCAGTAGAGGCGGCGCTGGACTTCCCGCTGAACCGCTGGTGGAACGGCGTGCCCGACGACCAGCTGCCCAACCTGCTGAACGGCAATGTGCCGAAGCGGACGGCGGCGCTGCTCTGCCTGCTGGTCTGGCCGGCCGCCCTGGCGGTGGACCGCTTCGGCCGCCGGGCGCTGGCCATGCTGGTTCCGGTCGGCTATGCGCTGGCCTGCCTGCCGCTGACCAGCCGCTCGGCCATGCTCGGCATCGCCGCCGGGCTGGTGACGCTGGCCGCCGCCCGCGCATCGGCCCGCTGGACCCGCCGGCTGTTCGCCGCCGCGGTCAGCGCCGCCTTCCTGCTGGTGCTGCCCGCCGCCCTGCTGTTCTCCGGCCCGCTCGACCTCGACCATTCGCCGCTGCTGTTCCGTTCGGCCCAGCACCGGGTGGAGATTTGGGGCCATGCGGCGGAGCGGGCGCTGCGCACGCCGGTCTTCGGCCAGGGCATCGACGCCTCGCGCTCGCTGCCGCCGGAAGGCGCGGTGTCGGAGTTCTCGCCGATCGGCGACAGCCTGCTGCCGCTGCATCCGCACAACGCCTTCCTTCAGGTCTGGCTGGAGACCGGAGCGGTGGGGGCGGCTCTGGCGTTGGCCGTGCTGCTGATGCTGCTGGCCGCCACCGCCCGGCTCGACCGCCACGCCCAACCTTTCGCATTGGCGCTGTTCGCCGCGGCGCTGGCGATGGGCAGCACCGCCTACGGCATCTGGCAGCCCTGGTGGATGTCGGGATTCCTGGCCGCCGCGCTGATGCTGCGGCTGGCGGCCCGTATCGGGGAACAGACACGATGA